A single window of Osmia bicornis bicornis chromosome 14, iOsmBic2.1, whole genome shotgun sequence DNA harbors:
- the LOC114878985 gene encoding MPN domain-containing protein CG4751 isoform X2 gives MDITTIIEPMEESPEKVQTSPPIQVVRVPVKHANLGIRSHAMDMSTMVELTSFSTLGKIQPFLVTITTTAALLVDLHCHLTDKEVCGYLGGHWDINSHNLSITTAFPCRYSGKDKSAAAAVESEIARAMEWKRVTLVGWYHSHPRSHASPSLRDVDSQLDYQIKMKGPSDNGYTPCVGLICSPYNTDGSCYESNFNVFWSLPPPENRPHEYPRPMLLSYTLSQEHFLSQDTLEEIRRCIEYYKSEGGIDFTANFNNNTTYLERLRSSLASKLPGRNRSNGSYWDVIREMICPGSEDGTTPEYLTVKFPLVPPSESLVPSSVPPGVGLAPNNAAVFLTPVNFKPDGAILTPTSKPFVMQPSTSRDNIKKDNIMSADTASITQLKDGNSATSKQHVPSSEVIPSFQSGELTVSVKNAKCDYDYAPTDFSKVANSLDLAKLSGFSIADFTRTSSPSPSTYMRNIANLFGPIGKISPARDIEGNERKSSDFSMVDPLQSQFKPTTGSQESCRNFSATPEDYSTERKKMEVQNDNAKLNRSNEYQGTEDLSISKTDFGGMLDMTTMHKKQQQSQAVDIGDSLNLSKDRQ, from the exons ATGGATATAACCACAATTATAGAACCTATGGAGGAAAGCCCTGAAAAGGTTCAAACAAGTCCTCCTATACAAGTTGTAAGAGTACCAGTAAAGCATGCAAATCTTGGAATAAGAAGTCATGCCAT GGACATGAGTACAATGGTAGAACTTACTTCTTTTAGTACTCTTGGAAAAATACAACCTTTTTTAGTTACAATAACTACCACTGCAGCTTTGTTGGTAGATTTGCATTGCCATTTAACAGACAAAGAAGTTTGTGGCTATCTGGGTGGTCATTGGGATATTAATTCGCATA ATCTATCTATAACAACTGCCTTTCCATGCAGATACTCTGGTAAAGACAAATCAGCTGCAGCTGCAGTTGAGAGTGAAATTGCCAGAGCTATGGAATGGAAGCGTGTTACTCTAGTTGGATGGTATCATTCTCATCCTAGATCTCATGCTTCTCCATCCCTTAGAGATGTAGATTCTCAATTAGattatcaaattaaaatgaaagggCCTAGTGACAATGGATACACACCGTGTGTAGGATTAATATGCT CTCCGTATAATACTGATGGTAGTTGTTATGAGTCAAACTTTAATGTATTTTGGTCTTTACCACCTCCCGAAAATCGGCCCCACGAATACCCAAGGCCGATGCTTTTAAGTTACACCTTGTCTCAGGAGCATTTTCTCTCTCAAGACACATTAGAAGaaatt agAAGATGTatagaatattataaaagtGAAGGAGGTATTGATTTTACTGccaattttaacaataatacAACTTATCTCGAACGTTTAAGG TCTTCACTCGCGTCCAAATTACCTGGTCGTAATCGTTCCAATGGTTCTTATTGGGATGTCATTAGAGAAATGATCTGCCCTGGTTCTGAAGATGGAACAACACCTGAATATCTTACCGTTAAGTTCCCGCTAGTACCACCTTCGGAATCACTTGTTCCTTCATCAGTTCCACCAGGGGTTGGGCTTGCACCCAACAATGCAGCAGTCTTCCTCACACCAGTAAACTTTAAACCTGATGGTGCCATACTTACCCCTACATCAAAACCTTTTGTGATGCAACCATCTACTTCTAGAGATAACATTAAGAAGGATAATATTATGAGCGCGGATACCGCATCAATCACGCAACTGAAAGATGGAAACTCTGCTACATCGAAACAGCACGTACCATCGTCGGAAGTAATACCCAGCTTCCAATCCGGGGAACTAACTGTTTCcgtgaaaaatgcaaaatgcgaCTACGATTATGCGCCAACCGATTTTTCAAAAGTGGCCAATTCCCTCG ATCTGGCGAAGCTCTCTGGATTCTCTATCGCGGACTTTACAAGAACCTCATCACCGTCACCGTCTACGTATATGCGTAACATAGCGAATTTATTTGGTCCAATTGGTAAAATTTCTCCAGCAAGAGATATAGAAGGAAATGAACGTAAATCGAGCGATTTTTCAATGGTTGATCCGCTGCAGTCGCAGTTTAAGCCGACTACAGGGTCTCAGGAATCTTGTAGAAATTTTTCTGCAACTCCGGAAGATTATTCAACCgaacgaaagaaaatggaagtaCAAAATGATAATGCAAAGCTGAATCGATCAAACGAGTATCAAGGAACCGAGGATTTATCAATTTCTAAAACCGATTTCGGAGGAATGTTGGATATGACAACGATGCATAAGAAACAACAGCAATCGCAAGCTGTTGATATTGGTGATTCGTTAAATTTATCGAAGGATCGTCAATAG
- the LOC114878988 gene encoding ras-related protein rab-6.2, with amino-acid sequence MATVKVTEQKVILCGEYGVGKTSIFRRFANNTFVTSNDRKSTLGLDNIDKEYVVEDRRIRLQLWDTGGMERVASVTSSYYKFAEAAILVFALDNSSSFHLLSQHLLDIVTYAENAKIFLCGNKSDLESTAPQVTDAEMEQFCEQCHNLISGIYKTSCKTGEGIHEMFEDIAQHLVEANRSRMELHEMDKDRFKISYIDEATDPSCLC; translated from the exons ATGGCCACTGTTAAAGTAACCGAGCAAAAAGTTATTCTGTGCGGGGAATACGGTGTTGGAAAAACGTCTATATTTAGGCGTTTCGCGAACAATACTTTTGTAACAAGTAACGATCGTAAATCAACACTTGGCCTCGATAATATCGACAAAGAATATGTTGTCGAAGACAGACGAATACGA ctGCAATTATGGGACACGGGTGGTATGGAAAGAGTAGCATCAGTAACATCAAGCTACTACAAATTTGCAGAAGCTGCTATTTTAGTTTTTGCATTAGACAATTCAAGTTCTTTTCACCTTTTATCTCAGCATTTGCTTGACATTGTTACATATGCTGAGAATGCAAAGATATTCCTTTGTGGAAATAAAAGTGACTTGGAAAGCACAGCCCCACAAGTTACCGATGCAGAAATGGAGCAGTTCTG TGAACAATGTCATAATTTAATATCTGGTATATACAAAACATCATGTAAAACTGGGGAAGGAATACATGAAATGTTTGAAGATATAGCACAACATCTGGTTGAAGCTAACAGGTCACGTATGGAATTACACGAAATGGATAAAGATAGGTTTAAAATTTCGTATATTGATGAAGCCACTGATCCATCATGTTTGTGCTAA
- the LOC114878987 gene encoding transmembrane protein 45B-like — protein sequence MTEFPMYSADSCLPYILTGCIFYGFGLKWCYEYAKYWVSLRSRDDSSTTKGLRLIEKCEKLLNRHPIEGSLKLIATAVGLAGTITGGMQQVGNVSPKVVLATIYLFFAFSGLVDVLNFYFPHNVSEGLVKLALGQSFFIEGFLFLWGSVGSNAIVNLILAFIVWTTSLAIALELVWPELKLLRASTTLLHGGWIAHMVRVYHTGIPVRPEGVALIFSWHVAAASAVTLCVVAVTRSCAPRIILGEPPEIPIYDYCQEPDQRM from the coding sequence ATGACTGAATTCCCAATGTACTCTGCAGATAGCTGTTTACCATACATTCTTACTGGATGTATTTTTTATGGCTTTGGTTTGAAGTGGTGCTATGAATATGCCAAATACTGGGTGTCTCTAAGATCTAGAGATGATTCAAGTACAACCAAAGGATTAAGACTGATAGAAAAATGTGAGAAGTTATTAAATAGACATCCTATTGAAGGGAGTTTAAAATTAATAGCAACTGCTGTAGGTTTAGCTGGTACAATAACTGGTGGGATGCAACAAGTTGGCAATGTGTCTCCTAAAGTTGTACTTGCAACAATCTATCTGTTTTTTGCATTCTCTGGTCTTGTTGATGTTTTAAATTTCTACTTTCCTCACAATGTGAGTGAGGGATTAGTTAAATTGGCACTTGGTCAAAGCTTCTTCATAGAAGGATTTCTCTTCTTATGGGGAAGTGTGGGAAGTAATGCAATAGTGAACTTAATCTTAGCCTTTATAGTATGGACCACATCTCTGGCTATTGCCTTGGAACTTGTGTGGCCTGAATTGAAACTTTTAAGAGCTTCTACAACACTTCTTCATGGTGGTTGGATAGCACACATGGTACGGGTATACCATACAGGTATACCAGTAAGACCAGAAGGTGTTGCTCTTATATTTTCTTGGCATGTAGCAGCTGCTTCAGCTGTAACATTATGTGTGGTAGCAGTAACAAGAAGCTGTGCTCCTAGAATCATACTAGGAGAACCACCAGAGATTCCTATTTATGATTATTGTCAAGAGCCAGATCAGAGAATGTAA
- the LOC114878985 gene encoding uncharacterized protein LOC114878985 isoform X1 produces the protein MDITTIIEPMEESPEKVQTSPPIQVVRVPVKHANLGIRSHAMDMSTMVELTSFSTLGKIQPFLVTITTTAALLVDLHCHLTDKEVCGYLGGHWDINSHNLSITTAFPCRYSGKDKSAAAAVESEIARAMEWKRVTLVGWYHSHPRSHASPSLRDVDSQLDYQIKMKGPSDNGYTPCVGLICSPYNTDGSCYESNFNVFWSLPPPENRPHEYPRPMLLSYTLSQEHFLSQDTLEEIRRCIEYYKSEGGIDFTANFNNNTTYLERLRSSLASKLPGRNRSNGSYWDVIREMICPGSEDGTTPEYLTVKFPLVPPSESLVPSSVPPGVGLAPNNAAVFLTPVNFKPDGAILTPTSKPFVMQPSTSRDNIKKDNIMSADTASITQLKDGNSATSKQHVPSSEVIPSFQSGELTVSVKNAKCDYDYAPTDFSKVANSLGTDTGINKTRSSASDFPLADITQQITKFSDLSKLANFSTADLAKLSGFSIADFTRTSSPSPSTYMRNIANLFGPIGKISPARDIEGNERKSSDFSMVDPLQSQFKPTTGSQESCRNFSATPEDYSTERKKMEVQNDNAKLNRSNEYQGTEDLSISKTDFGGMLDMTTMHKKQQQSQAVDIGDSLNLSKDRQ, from the exons ATGGATATAACCACAATTATAGAACCTATGGAGGAAAGCCCTGAAAAGGTTCAAACAAGTCCTCCTATACAAGTTGTAAGAGTACCAGTAAAGCATGCAAATCTTGGAATAAGAAGTCATGCCAT GGACATGAGTACAATGGTAGAACTTACTTCTTTTAGTACTCTTGGAAAAATACAACCTTTTTTAGTTACAATAACTACCACTGCAGCTTTGTTGGTAGATTTGCATTGCCATTTAACAGACAAAGAAGTTTGTGGCTATCTGGGTGGTCATTGGGATATTAATTCGCATA ATCTATCTATAACAACTGCCTTTCCATGCAGATACTCTGGTAAAGACAAATCAGCTGCAGCTGCAGTTGAGAGTGAAATTGCCAGAGCTATGGAATGGAAGCGTGTTACTCTAGTTGGATGGTATCATTCTCATCCTAGATCTCATGCTTCTCCATCCCTTAGAGATGTAGATTCTCAATTAGattatcaaattaaaatgaaagggCCTAGTGACAATGGATACACACCGTGTGTAGGATTAATATGCT CTCCGTATAATACTGATGGTAGTTGTTATGAGTCAAACTTTAATGTATTTTGGTCTTTACCACCTCCCGAAAATCGGCCCCACGAATACCCAAGGCCGATGCTTTTAAGTTACACCTTGTCTCAGGAGCATTTTCTCTCTCAAGACACATTAGAAGaaatt agAAGATGTatagaatattataaaagtGAAGGAGGTATTGATTTTACTGccaattttaacaataatacAACTTATCTCGAACGTTTAAGG TCTTCACTCGCGTCCAAATTACCTGGTCGTAATCGTTCCAATGGTTCTTATTGGGATGTCATTAGAGAAATGATCTGCCCTGGTTCTGAAGATGGAACAACACCTGAATATCTTACCGTTAAGTTCCCGCTAGTACCACCTTCGGAATCACTTGTTCCTTCATCAGTTCCACCAGGGGTTGGGCTTGCACCCAACAATGCAGCAGTCTTCCTCACACCAGTAAACTTTAAACCTGATGGTGCCATACTTACCCCTACATCAAAACCTTTTGTGATGCAACCATCTACTTCTAGAGATAACATTAAGAAGGATAATATTATGAGCGCGGATACCGCATCAATCACGCAACTGAAAGATGGAAACTCTGCTACATCGAAACAGCACGTACCATCGTCGGAAGTAATACCCAGCTTCCAATCCGGGGAACTAACTGTTTCcgtgaaaaatgcaaaatgcgaCTACGATTATGCGCCAACCGATTTTTCAAAAGTGGCCAATTCCCTCGGTACGGACACCGGTATTAATAAAACGCGGTCATCCGCATCGGATTTTCCTTTAGCTGATATAACGCAGCAAATCACAAAGTTTTCGGACTTATCGAAATTAGCTAATTTCTCTACGGCAGATCTGGCGAAGCTCTCTGGATTCTCTATCGCGGACTTTACAAGAACCTCATCACCGTCACCGTCTACGTATATGCGTAACATAGCGAATTTATTTGGTCCAATTGGTAAAATTTCTCCAGCAAGAGATATAGAAGGAAATGAACGTAAATCGAGCGATTTTTCAATGGTTGATCCGCTGCAGTCGCAGTTTAAGCCGACTACAGGGTCTCAGGAATCTTGTAGAAATTTTTCTGCAACTCCGGAAGATTATTCAACCgaacgaaagaaaatggaagtaCAAAATGATAATGCAAAGCTGAATCGATCAAACGAGTATCAAGGAACCGAGGATTTATCAATTTCTAAAACCGATTTCGGAGGAATGTTGGATATGACAACGATGCATAAGAAACAACAGCAATCGCAAGCTGTTGATATTGGTGATTCGTTAAATTTATCGAAGGATCGTCAATAG
- the LOC114878989 gene encoding COP9 signalosome complex subunit 8 encodes MILNDVDKYLQDLEKTELEAPSGVATTQTYAQLLAVYLYQNDLCNAKYLWKRIPSDLKSGSTELKQIWVVGQRMWQRDWPAVHVALNAKWSDDVSDIMAALKENVRERAITLISKAYSSLGLTVFASMTGLTLEEARRLVLERGWSMDGTMVQPCKIEKEEECNVPTEVGLTEDQLRKLTQFVSFLEN; translated from the exons ATGATACTAAACGACGTGGACAAATATCTCCAAGATTTAGAGAAAACTGAGCTTGAA GCTCCTAGTGGAGTTGCAACAACACAAACGTACGCACAATTATTAGCTGTATATCTTTACCAAAATGATCT ATGCAACGCCAAGTACCTATGGAAACGGATACCATCGGACCTAAAAAGCGGAAGTACGGAACTCAAGCAAATATGGGTGGTTGGGCAGCGGATGTGGCAGAGAGACTGGCCTGCGGTTCACGTTGCCCTTAATGCAAAGTGGAGCGACGATGTGTCCGATATTATGGCTGCCTTAAAAG AAAACGTTCGAGAGAGGGCGATCACTTTAATATCCAAGGCATATTCGTCGTTGGGCCTGACTGTGTTCGCATCGATGACTGGTCTGACATTGGAGGAAGCTCGTCGTCTTGTCCTCGAGAGAGGCTGGTCCATGGACGGAACTATGGTACAACCGTGCAAGAtcgaaaaagaagaggaatgCAACGTGCCCACTGAAGTCGGCCTTACCGAGGATCAGCTGCGCAAACTCACACAATTCGTGTCCTTcttggagaactga
- the LOC114878986 gene encoding cysteine desulfurase, mitochondrial, whose product MNINMFRPTRSLLSTLNRVKECRAVHASSQTLAEITEYESVITDEYKRGPEEGRALYLDAQATTPVDPRVLDKMMPYLIAYYGNPHSRTHMYGWETETAVELARKQVANLIGADKKEIIFTSGATECNNIAVKGVARFYKSKKNHIVTTQIEHKCVLDSCRALQAEGFEVTYIPVNSNGLIDLNQLEDAIRPSTSLVSIMMVNNEIGVRQPVEEIGAICRKKKVFFHTDAAQAVGKIPVDVNSMNIDLMSISGHKIYGPKGIGALYVRRRPRVRVEPIQSGGGQERGMRSGTVPAPLAVGLGAACELSQAEMEYDHKYISMLSSRLIEAITSNLAHVIRNGDPVAWYPGCVNLSFAYVEGESLLMALKNVALSSGSACTSASLEPSYVLRAIGTSEDLAHSSIRFGIGRFTTIDEIDYTAKNTIQHVQRLREMSPLWEMVQEGIDLKSIQWTQH is encoded by the exons ATGAACATTAACATGTTTCGTCCGACGAGAAGCTTATTATCAACCTTGAATCGTGTCAAGGAATGTCGTGCGGTGCACGCTAGTAGTCAAACTTTAGCAGAAATTACAGAATATGAAT CTGTTATTACTGATGAATATAAAAGAGGACCTGAAGAAGGCAGGGCCCTTTATCTGGATGCTCAAGCAACTACACCAGTG gATCCAAGAGTATTAGATAAAATGATGCCTTATCTTATAGCATATTATGGAAATCCACATTCCAGAACCCATATGTATGGTTGGGAGACAGAAACAGCAGTTGAGCTTGCCCGTAAA caAGTAGCAAATCTGATAGGTgcagataaaaaagaaattatattcaCATCTGGTGCAACAGAATGCAATAACATAGCTGTAAAAGGTGTAGCAAGGTTTTACAAGAGCAAGAAAAATCATATTGTGACAACCCAGATA GAGCACAAATGTGTACTAGATTCCTGTAGAGCCTTGCAAGCAGAAGGATTTGAAGTAACTTATATTCCAGTGAACTCAAATGGTCTTATTGATCTTAATCAGTTAGAAGATGCAATTAGACCAAGTACTTCTCTGGTTTCTATAATGATggtaaataatgaaattggtGTGAGGCAACCAGTTGAAGAAATTGGTGCCATTTGTAGGAAAAAGAAGGTGTTTTTCCACACAGATGCAGCTCAGGCTGTTGGAAAAATTCCGGTCGATGTTAATTCGATGAACATCGATCTAATGTCTATTAGTGGACATAAAATATATGGTCCAAAAG gAATTGGGGCTCTATATGTGAGAAGAAGACCGAGAGTTCGCGTAGAGCCAATTCAAAGTGGCGGTGGTCAGGAAAGGGGTATGAGAAGTGGTACTGTTCCAGCTCCTTTAGCTGTGGGGCTAGGAGCAGCCTGTGAATTGTCACAAGCAGAAATGGAG TACGATCATAAGTATATCTCGATGCTCTCCAGTCGTTTAATTGAAGCGATAACGTCAAATTTGGCACACGTTATACGTAATGGAGACCCTGTTGCTTGGTACCCTGGCTGTGTAAATTTATCTTTCGCATATGTGGAAGGTGAATCTTTATTAATGGCATTAAAAAACGTTGCTTTGAGCAGCGGATCTGCTTGCACCAGTGCAAGTTTGGAACCTAGTTATGTGTTAAGAGCAATCGGAACATCGGAAGATTTAGCACATTCCAGTATTAG attTGGTATTGGCCGGTTTACAACGATTGACGAGATTGATTACACCGCAAAAAATACAATTCAACATGTACAGAGACTTCGAGAAATGAG TCCATTGTGGGAGATGGTACAAGAGGGAATCGATCTAAAATCTATCCAATGGACTCAACACTAA